From Salvia splendens isolate huo1 chromosome 16, SspV2, whole genome shotgun sequence, a single genomic window includes:
- the LOC121769922 gene encoding PGR5-like protein 1B, chloroplastic: MATGLSFHATKPLFLSTTYNFTNLSHIPTSSLASLRKLSLKRNLAVKATTDPSGQVEKDEVVEKPKRTVGEMEQEFLQALQAFYYEGKSIMSNEEFDNLKEELMWEGSSVVMLSADEQRFLEASMAYVSGTPLLSDKEFDELKQKLKADGSEIVIEGPRCSLRSRKVYSDLSVDYLKMYLLYAPATVVALVLFFFIDEITGFEIVKIPEPFAFLLTWFAALPFIIWLAFTLTNAVVKDVLILVGICPNCGTKNNSFFGSILSISSGGSTNNMKCSNCGTALVYDSKTRLITLPEGSEA; the protein is encoded by the exons ATGGCCACCGGACTTAGTTTCCACGCAACCAAACCCTTATTTCTTAGCACTACCTATAACTTCACAAACCTCTCTCATATTCCAACTTCTTCTTTGGCATCCCTCCGAAAGCTGTCGCTGAAACGGAATTTGGCTGTCAAAGCCACCACTGATCCATCAG GTCAGGTTGAAAAGGATGAAGTCGTCGAGAAACCGAAAAGGACTGTAGGGGAGATGGAACAGGAATTTCTTCAAGCACTTCAG GCGTTCTATTATGAGGGGAAGTCTATAATGTCGAACGAAGAATTTGATAATCTCAAGGAAGAACTAATGTGGGAGGGAAGCAGTGTTGTAATGCTaa GTGCTGATGAGCAGAGGTTTTTGGAAGCTTCAATGGCTTACGTATCTGGAACCCCACTTCTGTCCGACAAGGAGTTTGATGAACTGAAACAGAAGCTTAAG GCAGATGGTAGCGAAATTGTGATTGAAGGTCCTCGGTGCAGCCTCCGTAGTAGGAAG GTCTATAGTGATCTTTCTGTTGACTACCTAAAGATGTACCTTCTGTACGCTCCGGCTACAGTTGTTGCGTTAGTACT GTTTTTCTTTATAGACGAAATAACTGGCTTTGAGATTGTAAAG ATTCCGGAGCCATTTGCTTTTCTCCTCACGTGGTTTGCAGCTCTGCCCTTCATAATATGGCTAGCGTTCACGCTCACAAATGCCGTTGTGAAAGATGTTTTAATCTTAGTG GGGATCTGTCCAAACTGTGGCACCAAGAACAATTCCTTTTTCGGTTCCATACTATCGATATCTAGCGGGGGTTCCACCAACAACATGAAATGCTCCAA TTGTGGGACTGCATTGGTGTATGATTCCAAGACTCGTTTGATTACGTTGCCTGAAGGAAGTGAGGCATAA